ttaaaatgcatctttttgattgtttataggtagaataggttacaagaggttacTAATAATGTAAAACAAGTTTACAAATAATAAGGATGTTGATTAGAAGCTTGAAAGCACATCACATCATGTCGTGTGATTGTTTTCTGAATTGAAGGGTAACTGAACTTTTAAAGGGTGTGTTACGATACTGCCTtctgcatcacgatacagtatcgtggctGTGTATCActatttctcgattcgatacaatattgttacagccctaataattACATAATATTAAAACATTATATTAAAACTGTTGGTTTAACAGAAGATTCATGTATGAAGGAGTGTTGAAGTCTGCAGGGGTTGCtggggttgttgttgttgatgttgatggaGGGAACGCTGAAGTGTCTACTTGGAGGCAATCTCCTTTCATGACCTCGATGACTATCTTGCCCATGTTCTTGTTGTCCTCCATGTGCCGGTGTGCTTCAGCAATGTTCTGCAAGCTGAAGACACAATCGATGACTGGCCTGAGTGTCATCGACGCCTCAAAATGAGGAAGGGCTTTCTCGGAAAAGGCCCTCACCAGCTCAGCTTTATACTGGAATAAACAAACACCGCAGGGGTTATCATTCATTGGAATTGAAATGATATATAACAAGACAGACAACATATGACTCGTTCTATACATTGAAAACTTAAGTCTTGCAAGGTGTATAATAATCTTCCAGAATAAATCCAAATTTGACATAATTATGTTTTTCCTTTCAGTGGCTGTCATGGTGTCATGGTCTCACCTGTAGAGTGCGTGAGCGAAGAAGGCTGCAGAGCAGTTGCCCACGCTTGGCCAGCAGTTTACCCAGGAGATCCCCCTCCACGCTCTTGCCCCCCATGGCACCATACAGCACCCACCGACCATCCATAGCCAGACACTGCACATTCTTCTGCCAGCAAGAACCACCAACGCAGTCCAGAATGACGTCGGCACCTCGACctagggagtaaaaaaaaaaaagttaagggTTCACCAAAACGATTTCCCCCATTCTCTTATTTGTGCATGTCAAGTTTTCTtctttgttacctccgccaaggaggttgttttcagtcgctgtttgtctgtctgtcagcaggataaggcccgcggtatgcttgctgcaggatacgcgtgcgtgggcacgattcgttcatgaacacgTTAACATGCATATTAAATGTCAATTTCGTGGCAACCAAACACGTGCGAAGTCGCTGGGGGGCGATcctaagaaagactgcacagttccatgcaAGTGCTTCTGGTGAAAATGacgatggcagcaacttttaagagcgtctcatggAGCTTTTCCGAAATTACAAACACTTGCTATGATACTTCCCCATTGCAATTTGAAAAAGGAGCCTGCAGATATAGGCGCAGTAGCAGGAAtcctttggggtttttttggttttccttgccgtctgtgttcccaatgtccgcatcgcaatgctgcgcgctctctgccccctggatgtcACTGGCAGTATTTTGCGTTGCGCACGCGGTGGCGCACGTAATTTACAGCACGTAGCAAGCGTGCCAAGGGcttaactcaaaaagtcatgaacggatttggatgaaattgtgtggagtttttggaaaaggaagaagtgatgacattttggtggtgatccagatcacggtgcggatccaggaattttctGAAGATTTTTCACCCTTGCGGGATACGGCGATTTTTGTCATTCCAgtttgtaactccacaaaaaaacaaGGCACTATAGTCAACTGTtctatcaaacaacttccttggcagaggtctgcactctctgagtacatttctagttACTGATGTATTAAAGCTGCCATGGAAGAAGACTGCCAAAATGTGGCATCCTTGTTATGTGTCCCCTTTACAACAAATGGGTGCATGGgcctgaatgtatgtaagagtgtgctATATATTGTTAacatatgtgtaatgatgtgtgtaatgtcttctgtatttatgaatGTATGTCTGCTACTTAAtaccttcatttccccctgggatcaatacatgatactctactctgtACACATCAAAACCTGGTTATTCATCTGAAGAACAGTGCAAAAACGATGATGCACGCTCCCTAGCTACCAGATCAACACATCTGACTACTGCAATCTGCACGAGATTACCACTGGTGAAGTCGTTGACCCGCTCTGCGAAATTTTCGGTTTTGTAGTTATAAGCAGCGGCCGCCCCGATGCTTTTGGTCATCTCGAGCTTCTCGGCGGTGCCCGCGGTGGCCAGTGGGATGGCCTGGGTCAGGCGCAGCAGCTGGATGGCAGCGGTGCCAACACCACTGGCACCAGCATGCACCAGGACCATCTCTCCAGGCTGCACTTTGGCTGGACACAGACATCAAAATATTATTAAATATTAtactaatattattatattataatattcaATATATCAatcattatacagtatgtatgtatagggctctaaattaacacccgcaaacTGTCAaacaattcagtttggctggtagaaaaggaagctcactagtcactttgactaaaagtgagtgtatgtttgcctagtagtgattaaaaaaagttaatttatagccctgagtATGTATAATAATATTCATGATCTATCCATCTGTATGCTttcataaataaaagaaaaaaacattttgcaatTGTAAGCATTCATACACTACTATATGTTTTGGCACCATTGGCTTGCTATACatttcatgtgtttgtgtaggcTGCAGTACCTACCAACGAGATGAATTAGCTGGAAGGCGGTGAGCCAGGCTTCAGGAATAGCAGCAGATTGGATGATGGTCAGATGGGGAGGGATGGGCATAACCAGCTcctcaggcacagacacaaactcTGCGTAGCCACCCCCGGAGAGCAAGGCCATGACCTGCTGGCCAAGGAACCACTGGCCCCGCACTCCCACACCGAGGGCAGCAATAATCCCTGCTGCCTCCAGCCCTAGGGTCTGACTCTCTCCCGGCGGAGCAGGATAAAGTCCTTTTCTCTGTAGAACAAGAGGGAGAATATTGAGTGTGTCTACCAGTCGtacccaggggcgtagcagctaaTTGTGGTATAACAGTATATCAgatactgtgtgggccccctacatggggcactggtaactcagtcacactttacccccctgtacgaccagaggcgcatcttgccaccaggcaaggcaggcagccgcttcgggcccccaagcccctagatagtgaacaaCCTAGtgatgattttggttcaaatgttcattgggtcatttcacgtgaaatcagacacttagggacccgaccgacagagatttcaatcatacttgctgtgcctgtttagtagcaaggtagcaccccagaactgcatttgtgtgaatctgacatcaatattaagggagaaacggactagaaaaggtttacatatgagggtaggacactatactttcagccttgattatatcagtcagtgtaagtcacaacaagatgtctgaggtgttctttgaaagctcttttctggctctacaaattacacacacagcatggaatacaacaatcttcaaaatgtgaattatgatacattgaaaaattaaaaaatgaatatCAATAAAACGtacattttaaaatggccg
This is a stretch of genomic DNA from Engraulis encrasicolus isolate BLACKSEA-1 chromosome 19, IST_EnEncr_1.0, whole genome shotgun sequence. It encodes these proteins:
- the tp53i3 gene encoding quinone oxidoreductase PIG3; translated protein: MNMALERIKEVSDYLTDGKYPEGYNRTQKLTLKRYCQKFTLKDGQLLYGDRKVVRSKDEARSLFIEYHASPYRGHTGMVKTRKALCSRFYWVGMSVDIDKWVAECDGCQGRTSSSAAATAAAAAGGQPLKAKKVTRRKKVTETMVAVCYDYPGGPEKLYVGKVPRPQPKAREIFIKVHATALNRADLLQRKGLYPAPPGESQTLGLEAAGIIAALGVGVRGQWFLGQQVMALLSGGGYAEFVSVPEELVMPIPPHLTIIQSAAIPEAWLTAFQLIHLVAKVQPGEMVLVHAGASGVGTAAIQLLRLTQAIPLATAGTAEKLEMTKSIGAAAAYNYKTENFAERVNDFTSGRGADVILDCVGGSCWQKNVQCLAMDGRWVLYGAMGGKSVEGDLLGKLLAKRGQLLCSLLRSRTLQYKAELVRAFSEKALPHFEASMTLRPVIDCVFSLQNIAEAHRHMEDNKNMGKIVIEVMKGDCLQVDTSAFPPSTSTTTTPATPADFNTPSYMNLLLNQQF